The DNA region TGTTCAATAATTACAGAAAGTCAGAATCTTCTAGAGCACCACgaaacaaaattgtaatggagcATAATTTGACATGTTATTAGTGCATCTTCAAACATTTCAGCTGCACAAACCACTAGTTTTATGAGTCAAagacgttttttttttattggacaAACACTCAATAAACACACGCGACTGTCGGCAGGATTTCTCTCAATGGTAATAGTTAATACACATCAAAATCCACCTCTCATCATCCAatatctaattaattaattaatcatatcaCTGTCTGGATGTGCTTGGCCAACGATGCAAGTGCAACGTCCACGGCGTCCCCAAACCCAAGATTAGTCGCATTCGGATGCGCGTAAGTGAGACTTGGGATCAATTCTATGAGCTTTTCCCGCATCGCCGTCACCTTTTCGCTCGGAATCTTCAGCAGCTCCTCTTCGATTCTCTTACTCGCGTCACTTTTCTCTTCAATGTAAACCGAATACGTGCTCACGTCACCAGGTAAAAACCACTTGTACTGAGTGTACGCCGTGTGCGGCGAGGAGAACACCGGTATGCAGCCGGCGAGCACCGAGTCAAACGTCGACCGCCGAGTGAACGAATCACCAGGTGCTTGCAAGCAAAACTGCGACTCGGACATTACCTTTAGCACCTCGCTCGGCTCGTGGCATTTGCTAGCCCCAGAGCCACATTTTAAGAGCATGCACCGAGTTGACTCACCGCATTGCCGTATGAACTCGTTCCGGACGGCTGCTTTTTCTAATCCCTTTCGGGGCCCACCGATGAAAGAAAACAAGTGGGCTCGCTCCATTTCCCTCACTTTGTTCTGCCATGCCACCATCTCCTGCCAAGTGGACGGGTGGAAATATGAAGGGTAGGGCAAGCCGTGTTGGTTTGAACCTTGCCAAGGATGCCTCTCCACAGTCAGCACCGACATGTTTTTGACGGCAGGTAAGTTGAGGAGGGAGTTGGCCCCGAAATCAGGACCATCGGCGGCCCTCATGAAATCCCACGCGGTCCTCCCCAGGGCGATAAAGTGGTCCCTACCGTTATGCCTCTTCCACCAAGGCTGGGACTGAACGTAATCGACCAAGTCAACGGTGAGCTCGTCACGGGCGGTGAGGTTGGCTTCCTTGAAATTGCTGGAGGCGTGGAGGCCGCCGTAGAAGGGGACGTAGAAGAGGGTGGCACGTCCGGGATCAAGAGTGCGGCAGGGGTGATTTTCCACGCGTGCGTGGAAGATCATCTCGGCAATGAACTGGTGGGTGGCGAACCAGGAGGCGGCGGAGCCCAATTGGGGATGCGGCTGGCCAAGGCCGCGGTTCGCCACATGGGGACACATGTTGGTGTACACGTTTAGAATGTGACAATTGTCCAGTAGTCCGAGGTTGAACTTGGCCGGCAAAGGGTATACGTACACCGAGACGCTTGGGTAGCAAGTAGGAACCGTAAATGGGGattttgtggtggtggtggcggcggcgATGGCGGTAGTACTAGTATTGATGCGGTTaggattttgggttttgtgaatgAGGTGGTGGTGGACATTTTGTTGCTGCTGTGGTTTTTGGACAAGATCAACATCAAGCTCAACAATGGGTGTGGTTTTGGGAGGGAACCAaatgaggaggagaagaagccaaagagagagaaagacaaaaaCCAAGGCACCAAATCGGAGGTGGGGATTGTTAAAGTGGGTGCCTTTGTTGTTGGAGTAATAGTAGTGTTTCTCTTTCTCGTCATCAGTCCATGGAGGACTCGGAGGACTTTGCCTTCTAGAAAACATGGAGTACAAGAACAAGAAGACGACGACTTGGAAttaatgagagagagaaagagagcattGATTGGGTTAATGGAGGGCTAATTGAAACAGCAGTGAAAGAGAAGACTGTCAATTAGGAACATTAGGTGCTgtctgtctttctctctctccgaataggaaaaggaaaggaaagaagCGTAGCATTCAAAGCTAGCTTAATGCATGGCCACAAAGTGGCAATAGTCAGCAGTTTTGGCGAGAAACTTATCAGGAAATTAAGGGCGTTCGGTATtggacttgaatttttttttttttaaatttaaaagtagtttttgagtttcaagctaaaaaaaaatttatttggtAAAACTATTTTCAAAAGTTGAACTTAAAAgtatttgttttaaataatgctagaaaaatcaaatttgttgataaaattttgtaaactaaataatttaaaatttaataattaaattattactaaagcgtaaataaatatatttatttcgTATTAATGACATatcttttaatttataaattttgtttataaatttaatctctATAACATTACTCGTTTTTAAATTAACCACTCTTCACTGTCTCTCTCTTACCTCTCTCCTCCCCCCACTCTCTCacctctcatctctctcctatctctctcttcctcttctctctcctttttcttctctctcccgACTCTTCTGTCCCTGCACTCTCCAATCTCTTCTTTCCTTATCTCTCCCAATCTATTCTTTCCTTCTccctcctctctcttctctctcccatcCATGCCCATGGTCCTCTTTTTCTCCGGTTCCACCAAGGagttgttttcaattttgaattgtcaaaacttagaaaacaattttaaatttatataccaaacaagtttttgaattttattaaaaattattcttaagaaatatttttaaaaagtaTATACTTTTTTTAGTAGAATACCAAAAAGCCCTAAGAAACATAGAATAACTTGCCTAACATTAATATGTTGTTATATGGTGCCTCATGTCATTAGAACAAGGATATATGAATAAAATCGTACTCTTATTGTATTGACGTACGTCTATCCATTGTGCTCTATTATTGGCCAAATAGTAGTGACAAACTCATATAGTTTGTTGCTTACCCCTCATTTCTTGGCACTATTGCATATATATTGTTGCCCTTATTGGGAAAAGCCTTCctagcaattttttttatgatttatgAATTATTGGTGGAAGACTGATACATTTAGCTTCAACTAGTCGAGGAGATGGAGGGTCGTTGTATTAGGGAGTTAGTCATTTTTCATCGTTTTGAGCGCGAAAAAGTAACTTACTTATGTAGTCAATGACTAAATCTCAAGGTGTGCTAGCTAAAGATTAAGGTGCTACTTAGTAGCCCGATGACCAAACCTTATCAGCAATTCGACTCACCTAATCCTTCAACAATTTTCatttgttattagtttgcaGTTGCTCATCTCATATACTGTTTCAGTTGCCCAATAACACTATCTATTTTcttctaaaacaaaaaaaaaaatatatatatatatatatatattttagttcGAAAGATTTTAGGTATTTTATTTCCAATTTAATATGTCATAACTTCtctctttttaaattttaaatactaATAATTCAATCTCTCAACATCGACACTGCTCCAAACCGCCTATGTTGGCTTGAGAGTTGTTGGCATGCTTTTTTGACATTTATCGTCGCTTCCCTAGCATCCTTCGCCGTCTTTCCTATTTTGTTGCCccctttttcttctccttttacTTTTTATCCCCTTTTCAAACCCGTCCAGTTATGTAACCTATTCCCCTCATATccatttctctcattttcccTTGCATCCCTAGACACCTCCATCTTTAACCTCTCCGTCATTTCCCCTTTATTCCTATGTATAAATTAGATCTTCGAGTTTTGGACTCGATTTAGGATGTAAAGCTCTACCGTACTGCCCCTTGCTATACCAGCATGCCGGAATATTTTGGCTAAGTGGTC from Malus domestica chromosome 01, GDT2T_hap1 includes:
- the LOC103401656 gene encoding probable xyloglucan galactosyltransferase GT17, producing the protein MFSRRQSPPSPPWTDDEKEKHYYYSNNKGTHFNNPHLRFGALVFVFLSLWLLLLLIWFPPKTTPIVELDVDLVQKPQQQQNVHHHLIHKTQNPNRINTSTTAIAAATTTTKSPFTVPTCYPSVSVYVYPLPAKFNLGLLDNCHILNVYTNMCPHVANRGLGQPHPQLGSAASWFATHQFIAEMIFHARVENHPCRTLDPGRATLFYVPFYGGLHASSNFKEANLTARDELTVDLVDYVQSQPWWKRHNGRDHFIALGRTAWDFMRAADGPDFGANSLLNLPAVKNMSVLTVERHPWQGSNQHGLPYPSYFHPSTWQEMVAWQNKVREMERAHLFSFIGGPRKGLEKAAVRNEFIRQCGESTRCMLLKCGSGASKCHEPSEVLKVMSESQFCLQAPGDSFTRRSTFDSVLAGCIPVFSSPHTAYTQYKWFLPGDVSTYSVYIEEKSDASKRIEEELLKIPSEKVTAMREKLIELIPSLTYAHPNATNLGFGDAVDVALASLAKHIQTVI